One genomic window of Melitaea cinxia chromosome 10, ilMelCinx1.1, whole genome shotgun sequence includes the following:
- the LOC123656863 gene encoding small subunit processome component 20 homolog: MKNKPVKHKTTNTFRFVPFAERINSIDIRHAALYHIEHAYSSQPGENETHFHLALQKWHGLNLTEKFKKFKKDVFGIVTVPQLIHKKDEVLCLLEEYLKLEDQLCLQPLLEILVSLAKDLRSDFYPHFPKFLDILIKLLNTKDAERLEWTLVCLAFLFKTLKPYLKKDIGVIIVRIIPLLSESQPQYINNFAAESFAFVARDIKDKKKFIELILNYLEKNDNSIAGCGHLFFEILRGVGNKFHSCIENFLPLLLEHLKNKKAHQDILFRVLTQTFEDCLQGISPKEFNIFWSCIHKFTEDILKENDDNAALEYILRLAGQVIEHMNGKYLTNPQQFTLLLVKVICEQSSEKVLEVCSQLGALMLLSSNISLSQEHAGILVKVLLPLPFPNILINFVESIVNYSQFDVHILPAFVKFVIQSNFDNDAVATLAKICLTKSPVSMNGLKLFEWIKYPINFGKGLPQLMDYINTVLNEDLENIVENPNKLVNVLFCLPHIENLDVEICIKMLSGLISQLLKVLTSYNLDEQQEINKFHCDTTALSKCARKIMFLLATTLECSIHISNCKKIKEICDIDTLLPILLPCASDPNYLVALHVVDLYLTAYEQENGLTYPFLSLVDSYLRINISSPFHIVRLLTTHIYKLFENIEELNKTVQVGGETERFSIFSNCFTVESTPSSIQEYRAQLNILQKMTFNTSQYELAKKTEFHLFALNYMLGVLYINFKLLWEPVGEFIAGYGNALSAEDFWPTFYKALESSFENAKMNLKVFQFEDDIVTGNDILKQLYADHNCIPERPDLHNYRNLILKIMTNCIQVCEAKNRDVVNLFLNFIEDEYKNNASVNTLRINIEAYDKTKMEADDNEINAEEDTIVEIPEHDFKDSVSGKIVFKTLINVMQVLAHFKNPRALHKEPEFWELYMEFLKHKNPGLQKFALDCVLNYKNKSLLPYKTNLQNLVDENKFKDEMTQFKITEDSQAIQPEHRKDVIPIVLRILYGKMTSKLGADKKGGGQARRALVMRYISGCSENELKMFIEMAFSQLKQYMTMKPREIYTDITNKLDLKSVISPGKIQSILNLFDVVREYFGGYMKDTLLSDFLKIFFAVSSNLSGVLQNTDKVHVSYIKVMKHLRSMTISILGKLFDQFEKYVWTNDELFVIFETLVWPLVTRLHIEGIHSPTVLLKLFNIWCQNPRYYVLLITCSEDGSLLSPLPAIFKLLLAPKTNPGVVNFVLDMIEKLLTLTEDEEEKDIPSIESFSTLKVVGDDKLDMNFGSKILIPHLPSILEVMKRRIANSAKSNTVNKRDLLILSRVTEMVTTPEMCDELLNLLLPILVKKVCMNMAEENMEHAVNTIINLLGHSSNPQQYIKNIAVLFNKVGPVEVRKLLIKLLTSIAESATVDKDKLSKMAHVITEMNAFNKRWIEQPDFDRRLDAYKLIYRMLESEEIDVDLTILIVNNCFFFIRTEKDIGLRDTAGLCLKKILPKLLSKYRSTHDGQFLVRDTVLSLISTGIRDSKNDILHNESIMLLGELVRECPDADVVLSDLAPLTNKEDREVDFFDNSCHLQLHRRVRALLKFSKVAKKMIKCPTPRTLTNFILPLASIYICDDKYSDKNSLIDACIEVIATCCRLLPWYHYEVILKLYLNKMRHSTEHQKQLTRILIGILDAFHFDFSKVKNLELPKSLTVSIKTNNITGLTKTKKLDEKLDESNKEKDDESKNEEDDSENEIDENEANNKTTERLEELETDLLTGEEKDEETQTNKEVDNEPAFERITIVSPSVANRIIKSLSAGLLPQLNRAIGKLTEHEESHKLNRRRTGMVRLEEDMLRVPIALALVKLLQRLPGDILRSQLPGIIIKLCSFLKSPLKQVRITARDIVKKIMLTVGTEYLGVLLEHLTLLLTRGFQVHVLVATIHTVLDALKSDFKPGNIDQNLDYILDVCTNDLFGSLSEEKEVDKLHYKTPEAKPSKKSYVTLLIVAQNITEKCLINLLLPFKEVLQKHHSKKIVVKVQEALMHITSGLVTNKFIEVESLFVFLHGLASESIPEFVLSAPKRELTEAQREKMLRAKLDCFIVPEIPKRNKEFQARHVKTSSKTNAHVIIEFSLNILYVILKREKIPRVDCKAFVDPLIPLLVDALKSDHVKVTTVAMKCIATLWTIRVSTPTLEEMAKDIVKTIFSILHKYATFEISKQNDNYHLVRNAFKAVTVLVRNVKYFTLEAEQLKTLLLYAEEDCQNDERQSNSFSLLKAILEAKLVSPELHEVMQKVSKICILSESARSREEARGIFVSYLTHYTPGKRLEKYIQFFITQLNYELQHGRESSLKFLDMIIVKLNVDQLKSHGDYIFLSLGACMLNDSAPECRQAAAGCIESMLKKFPAIERNKLFELVLAFFKDTQPIHFELAAQLCIRFVNVEEDKFQSRLSSVLSTISGKILLLSNNITEGRFVKIKLDESGKDDDEKQKERDHCLIQMLNLIDTITIHCPASMNNKKFSSDYDEIAEQCKALLAYPHSWVRLRAVKILGTILSAINVEELNEISKENECERGFIFDDTENCIKSLVLDLCAQYTPNVSQDMADQVTDVLFRILKLVNEMPRFKISKKSQSEDTEESKVNIRWILFKLRKAVNVEVVKAPNCMNIRSAIFTMWLHVISSLSPQELLTVIDVLLPPIVRELSTGEGMAATPAKQLAGRLGKKLRRKIGDIEYSKMAADAQTKLNIKRAERKKLLLQEKVNNPEKAAKRKLHLREKKKQAKKIKLEMLHGKRPRAKKRKAEDIDIEDELLNDNGE, encoded by the exons ATGAAAAACAAACCTGTAAAGCATAAAACAACAAATACCTTTCGc tttGTACCTTTTGCTGAGCGCATAAATTCAATAGATATAAGACATGCTGCCTTGTATCACATTGAACATGCTTATTCAAGCCAGCCGGGTGAAAACGAGACACATTTTCACTTAGCCTTGCAAAAATGGCATGGTCTTAACCTGActgaaaagtttaaaaaatttaaaaaagatgtGTTTGGTATTGTGACTGTTCCGCAACTAATTCACAAAAAGGATGAAGTGCTGTGTCTCCTAGAAGAATATTTGAAATTGGAAGATCAATTGTGCTTACAACCATTACTCGA gaTTTTAGTATCATTAGCGAAAGATTTACGCAGTGACTTCTATCCACATTTTCCTAAATTCCTAGacatactaataaaattattaaacacaaAAGATGCAGAGAGACTGGAATGGACATTAGTATGCTTAGCGTTTTTGTTTAAGACTTTGAAACCATACTTGAAAAAGGATATAGGAGTGATAATTGTAAGAATCATACCTCTGTTGAGTGAATCTCAaccacaatatataaataattttgcagCCGAAAGCTTTGCATTTGTGGCTAGAGATATAAAGgataaaaagaagtttattgAACTCATTCTTAATTACTTGGAGAAAAATGATAat tcCATTGCAGGCTGTGGACATCTATTCTTTGAAATATTGAGAGGTGTTGGCAACAAATTTCACAGTTGCATTGAAAATTTCTTACCACTGTTACTTGAACACCTTAAAAACAAAAAGGCACATCAAGACATTCTGTTCAGAGTATTGACACAGACATTTGAAGATTGTCTACAAGGCATATCACCTAAAGAATTCAACATTTTCTGGTCCTGTATACATAAGTTTACTGAAgacattttaaaagaaaatgacGACAATGCAGCTTTAGAATATATTCTAAGATTAGCGGGTCAAGTAATAGAACACATGAATGGAAAGTATTTGACAAACCCACAACAATTTACACTTCTTCTAGTAAAAGTTATTTGTGAGCAATCATCAGAGAAAGTTCTGGAAGTATGTTCCCAGCTTGGAGCCTTAATGCTCCTTTCATCCAATATTTCTCTGTCCCAGGAACATGCTGGAATTTTAGTGAAAGTACTGCTCCCTCTGCCGTTTccaaatattcttataaattttGTGGAAAGTATTGTCAATTATTCACAATTCGATGTACATATTTTACCCGCGTTTGTAAAATTCGTAATCCAGTCAAACTTTGATAATGATGCGGTAGCGACACTCGCAAAAATCTGCCTTACCAAGTCTCCAGTTTCTATGAACGGCTTAAAACTATTTGAGTGGATTAAATATCCTATTAACTTTGGGAAAGGCTTGCCTCAGCTGATGGATTAcattaatactgttttaaatgAGGATCTTGAAAATATAGTTGAAAATCCTAATAAATTGGTAAATGTATTGTTTTGCCTACCACATATAGAAAACCTCGATgttgaaatttgtattaaaatgttgAGTGGTCTGATATCACAACTTCTAAAAGTATTAACTAGCTACAATCTTGATGAACAACAAGAGATAAATAAATTCCACTGTGACACAACTGCTTTGTCAAAATGTGCAAGAAAAATTATGTTCCTGTTAGCAACAACATTAGAATGCTCCATTCATATATCAAATTGCAAGAAAATAAAGGAAATATGTGATATTGATACTCTGCTACCTATTTTGTTGCCTTGTGCTTCAGATCCTAATTATTTAGTAGCATTGCATGTAGTTGATCTATATTTAACTGCATACGAACAAGAAAATGGTTTGACATACCCATTTTTGTCATTAGTGGACTCATATTTGAGGATAAACATATCATCTCCTTTTCACATC gtaCGTCTTTTAACTAcgcatatttataaattatttgaaaatattgaagAATTGAACAAAACAGTCCAAGTAGGAGGCGAAACTGAAagattttctatttttagtaaCTGTTTTACTGTTGAGTCTACACCATCTTCTATACAAGAATACAGGGCACAGttgaatattttacaaaaaatgacATTTAATACTTCACAATATGAACTGGCAAAAAAGACAGAATTTCATCTATTTGCCTTAAATTATATGTTAGGCGTtttgtacattaattttaaattattatgggAGCCAGTAGGAGAATTTATAGCTGGTTATGGTAATGCATTAAGTGCTGAAGATTTTTGGCCTACATTTTATAAAGCATTAGAATCATCATTTGAAAATgctaaaatgaatttaaaagtttttcaatttgaaGACGACATTGTAACTGGTAATGATATTCTAAAACAACTGTATGCAGATCACAACTGTATACCCGAAAGACCAGATTTGCATAATTacagaaatttaattttgaaaataatgacAAATTGTATACAAGTTTGTGAAGCTAAAAATAGAGATGTAGTTAATTTGTTTCTAAATTTTATAGAAGATGAATATAAGAATAATGCTTCTGTGAATACACTTAGAATCAATATAGAGGCAtatgataaaacaaaaatggaAGCAgatgataatgaaataaatgcAGAAGAAGATACTATTGTAGAAATTCCAGAACATGATTTCAAAGACTCAGTATCAggcaaaatagtttttaaaactttgataAATGTAATGCAAGTTTTGGCGCACTTTAAAAATCCCAGAGCTCTACATAAGGAACCAGAATTTTGGGAATTATATATGGAATTTTTGAAACATAAAAATCCAGGGCTTCAGAAGTTTGCTTTAGATTGTgttcttaattataaaaataaaagtttattaccATACAAAACTAATTTGCAGAATTTAgttgatgaaaataaatttaaagatgaAATGACACAGTttaaaataactgaagattCACAAGCCATCCAACCAGAGCATAGAAAAGATGTTATACCAATTGTACTGAGAATACTTTATGGTAAAATGACATCAAAGTTAGGCGCTgataaaaaaggaggaggacaAGCTCGAAGAGCTTTAGTAATGAGATACATAAGTGGTTGTAGTGAAAATGAGCTGAAAATGTTCATAGAAATGGCATTCTCTCAGTTGAAGCAATACATGACTATGAAACCAAGAGAAATATATACggatataacaaataaattagaccTAAAATCTGTCATAAGTCCTGGAAAAATACAAAGCATTTTAAATCTGTTTGATGTTGTACGAGAGTATTTTGGAGGTTATATGAAGGATACATTATTGTCAGacttcttaaaaatattctttgcaGTTTCTTCAAATCTATCAGGTGTCCTTCAAAATACTGATAAAGTTCATGTTAGTTATATTAAAGTTATGAAGCATCTCCGGTCAATGACTATAAGTATATTAGGAAAATTGTTTgatcaatttgaaaaatatgtttGGACAAATGATGAGttgtttgttatatttgaaACTTTGGTTTGGCCTCTTGTTACACGTCTGCATATTGAAGGTATCCATAGTCCAAcagtattattaaaactatttaatatttggtGTCAAAATCCTAGATATTATGTATTGTTAATAACATGCTCTGAAGATGGTTCCTTATTGAGTCCACTACCTGCGATTTTCAAACTTTTGCTAGCACCAAAGACAAATCCTGGAGTTGTCAATTTTGTTTTGGATATGATTGAAAAACTGTTAACCTTGACAGAAGATGAAGAAGAAAAAGATATTCCTAGTATAGAATCATTTTCTACATTAAAAGTAGTTGGAGATGATAAACTTGACATGAATTTCGGTAGCAAAATTTTGATTCCCCATTTGCCGAGTATTTTAGAGGTTATGAAGAGGCGAATTGCTAATTCAGCTAAATCTAACACGGTTAATAAGAGAGACCTTTTAATTTTGTCAAGAGTAACAGAAATGGTCACCACTCCTGAAATGTGTGATGAGTTACTGAATCTCCTACTGCCTATATTAGTgaaaaaagtttgtatgaatatGGCTGAAGAAAATATGGAACATGCTGTCAATaccattattaatttacttggACATAGCTCAAATCCtcaacaatatattaaaaatattgcagtCTTGTTTAATAAAGTGGGACCAGTAGAAGTTAGAAAACTTCTTATTAAATTGCTGACTTCAATTGCAGAGAGTGCAACTGTTGATAAAGATAAATTGTCTAAAATGGCGCACGTTATCACAGAAATGAATGCTTTTAATAAAAGATGGATAGAACAACCAGACTTTGATCGGCGACTTGACGCTTATAAACTTATATATCGAATGTTAGAATCGGAGGAAATTGATGTCGATCttacaattttaattgttaacaaTTGTTTTTTCTTCATACGTACCGAGAAAGACATAGGACTACGTGACACTGCTGGCTTGTGTCTCAAAAAGATTCTTCCCAAATTATTATCCAAATACCGTTCGACTCACGACGGACAATTTTTAGTTCGAGACACAGTTCTCTCTCTCATATCAACTGGTATAAGAGATAGCAAAAATGACATATTACACAATGAAAGTATAATGTTACTGGGAGAATTGGTACGAGAATGTCCAGATGCTGATGTAGTTTTGTCGGATTTGGCTCCATTAACAAACAAAGAAGATAGAGAAGTTGATTTCTTCGATAATTCTTGTCACCTTCAGCTACATAGACGTGTAAGAGCACTACTGAAATTTAGCAAAGTAGCCAAAAAGATGATCAAATGCCCTACACCTCGAACACTTACTAACTTTATATTACCTTTGGCTTCAATTTATATTTGTGATGATAAATACAGTGATAAAAATTCACTTATAGACGCGTGCATTGAAGTCATTGCAACTTGTTGCAGACTGTTGCCATGGTATCATTATGAAGTCATactaaaattgtatttgaacaAAATGAGACATTCAACAGAACACCAAAAACAACTCACACGTATATTAATCGGTATACTAGACGCATTCCATTTCGACTTCtctaaagttaaaaatttagaattacCGAAATCATTGACTGTTAgcataaaaactaataatatcaCTGGattaacaaaaactaaaaagctCGATGAGAAACTTGATGAAAGTAATAAAGAGAAAGATGATGAAAGTAAAAATGAAGAAGACGATTCTGAAAATGAAATTGATGAAAATGAAGCAAATAATAAGACGACTGAGAGATTAGAAGAATTAGAAACGGATTTACTAACGGGAGAGGAAAAAGATGAGGAAACCCAAACTAACAAAGAAGTAGACAACGAACCAGCATTTGAAAGAATTACAATTGTATCACCTTCAGTTGCTAATAgaataattaaatctttatcTGCGGGATTACTACCCCAATTGAATAG GGCAATTGGCAAATTAACTGAACATGAAGAGTCTCACAAGTTAAATAGACGTCGTACAGGAATGGTACGCTTAGAGGAAGACATGTTAAGAGTTCCCATAGCTTTAGCATTAGTGAAACTCCTCCAAAGATTACCGGGGGATATATTAAGGTCTCAACTACCTGg gatTATCATCAAATTATGTTCCTTTTTAAAATCACCCTTAAAGCAAGTGAGAATAACGGCAAGAGATATTGTAAAGAAGATAATGTTAACAGTCGGAACAGAGTACTTGGGCGTGTTATTAGAGCATTTAACGCTTTTACTTACACGCGGGTTCCAAGTTCACGTACTAGTTGCTACAATCCATACTGTCTTAGATGCCTTAAAATCTGACTTTAAACCTGGAAATATAGACCAAAATCTTGATTATATACTAGATGTTTGTACCAATGACTTATTTGGATCTCTGTCAGAAGAGAAAGAAGTAGATAAACTCCACTATAAAACCCCAGAAGCGAAACCGAGCAAGAAAAGTTATGTCACCCTCTTGATTGTAGCACAGAATATTACTGAAAAATGTCTAATAAATCTCCTTTTACCTTTCAAAGAAGTGTTGCAAAAGCATCATTCAAAGAAAATCGTGGTTAAAGTTCAAGAAGCATTAATGCATATAACAAGTGGCTTAGTGACAAACAAGTTTATAGAAGTTGAATCTCTTTTTGTCTTTCTGCACGGTCTCGCTTCAGAAAGTATACCGGAATTTGTTCTAAGCGCTCCCAAGCGTGAACTAACAGAGGCTCAAAGGGAAAAAATGTTAAGAGCTAAACTAGACTGTTTCATAGTACCTGAAATACCGAAACGCAATAAAGAATTTCAAGCGAGACATGTAAAGACGTCTTCTAAAACAAACGCCCATGTTATCATCGAATTTAGtttgaatattttgtatgtGATACTTAAAAGGGAAAAAATTCCACGAGTAGATTGTAAGGCATTTGTCGATCCTTTGATACCTCTTCTGGTCGATGCGTTGAAAAGCGACCATGTCAAGGTAACGACGGTGGCTATGAAATGTATAGCGACATTGTGGACTATAAGAGTTAGTACACCAACTctagaagaaatggctaaaGACATTGTTAAGACGATCTTTTCGATACTACACAAGTATGCAACGTTTGAAATAAGCAAACAAAACGACAATTACCATTTAGTTCGAAACGCATTTAAg GCTGTAACAGTACTTGTTAGGAACGTGAAATATTTCACGCTAGAAGCAGAACAGTTAAAAACGCTCCTACTCTACGCTGAAGAAGACTGCCAAAATGATGAACGTCAATCCAATtcgttttcattattaaaagcAATATTAGAAGCGAAGCTAGTGTCGCCTGAATTGCATGAAGTTATGCAAAAAGTGTCCAAAATATGCATCCTAAGCGAATCAGCTAGGTCGAG aGAAGAGGCGCGTGGAATATTCGTTAGCTACCTAACTCATTACACGCCCGGTAAACGATTGGAGAAGTACATACAATTCTTTATAACACAACTTAACTACGAGCTTCAACACGGCAGAGAGTCCTCTTTGAAGTTTTTAGACATGATCATCGTTAAACTTAATGTG GATCAACTAAAAAGCCACGGCGACTACATTTTTCTGTCTCTGGGTGCGTGTATGCTAAACGATAGTGCCCCGGAGTGTCGTCAGGCCGCCGCTGGTTGTATCGAATCTATGCTGAAGAAGTTTCCGGCTATCGAGAGGAACAAACTATTTGAATTAGTGCTCGCTTTCTTTAAAGACACTCag CCTATACATTTTGAACTAGCAGCTCAACTGTGTATTCGTTTCGTTAACGTCGAGGAAGACAAATTCCAAAGTCGCTTAAGCAGCGTACTTTCAACAATTAGCGGTAAAATACTTTTACTAAGCAACAACATTACAGAAGGTCGAttcgttaaaataaaactagatgAAAGCGGCAAAGACGACGATGAGAAACAAAAAGAACGCGACCATTGCTTGATACAAATGTTGAACTTAATCGATACGATCACAATACATTGCCCGGCGAGTATGAATAATAAGAAATTTTCGAGCGATTATGATGAAATAGCGGAGCAATGTAAAGCGTTGTTGGCCTACCCTCATTCTTGGGTGAGGTTGAGAGCGGTTAAAATTTTGGGTACAATTTTGTCAGCGATAAATGTTGAAGAGCTAAACGAGATTTCGAAAGAAAATGAGTGTGAAAGAGGCTTCATTTTTGATGATACTGAGAATTGTATAAAAAGTCTTGTACTAGATTTATGCGCACAGTACACGCCAAATGTATCTCAAGATATGGCAGATCAG GTGACAGACGTGTTATTccgtatattaaaattagtgaACGAAATGCCGAGATTCAAAATTTCGAAAAAATCTCAATCGGAAGATACTGAGGAATCGAAAGTCAATATAAGATGGATACTGTTCAAATTGCGGAAGGCTGTTAACGTCGAAGTGGTCAAAGCACCTAATTGTATGAACATT AGATCCGCCATATTCACAATGTGGTTACACGTCATCAGTTCTTTATCTCCTCAAGAATTACTAACAGTAATCGATGTATTACTACCGCCGATCGTTCGAGAACTTTCGACCGGTGAAGGTATGGCGGCTACACCTGCGAAACAATTGGCGGGAAGATTGGGCAAgaaattaagaagaaaaataggTGATATTGAGTACAGCAAGATGGCGGCTGATGCTCAGACTAAGCTGAATATTAAAAGAGCGGAAAGGAAAAAG TTGCTGCTACAAGAGAAGGTCAACAATCCAGAAAAGGCAGCAAAGAGAAAACTCCATTTGCGCGAAAAGAAGAAACAggcaaagaaaattaaattagaaatgttACACGGAAAGAGGCCGAGAGCTAAGAAACGTAAGGCGGAAGATATTGACATAGAGGACGAGTTGTTAAACGATAATGGGGAGtga
- the LOC123656865 gene encoding hydroxyacylglutathione hydrolase, mitochondrial isoform X1 — protein sequence MLPRLVNALPFGLSQRITKLYFQALVWNQRGTHSEQSSQDFKAMDVKILPALQDNYMYLIVDKETKEAAIVDPVEPKTVLKAVDEHGVKLTTILTTHHHWDHAGGNEDLVKLHPGLEVYGGDDRITALTKKAEHNTKFNIGKLNIQCLFTPCHTSGHICYYVTAPDDNNDSAVFTGDTLFLGGCGRFFEGTAEQMHKALIEVLGQLPDSTKVFCGHEYSLQNLKFAAHVEPDNEEIRKKITWSQSMREKNMPTVPSTISEEKLYNPFMRVTESSVMKHAKKNDAIETMRAIRLEKDNFRG from the exons ATGCTTCCTAGATTAGTAAATGCATTGCCATTTGGGCTATCTCAAAGAataacaaaactttattttcaag CTTTAGTGTGGAATCAACGCGGTACACATAGTGAACAAAGTAGTCAAGATTTTAAAGCAATGGACGTGAAAATTCTGCCGGCTTTGCAAGATAACTACATGTACTTAATAGTAGACAAAGAAACCAAAGAAGCTGCAATTGTAGATCCAGTCGAACCTAAGACTGTATTAAAAGCTGTTGATGAACATGGAGTCAAGTTAACTACGATTCTAACAACGCATCATCACTG GGATCATGCAGGAGGTAATGAAGATTTGGTAAAACTACATCCGGGCTTAGAAGTGTATGGCGGAGATGATCGTATCACTGCCCTGACTAAGAAAGCTGAACACAATACTAAGTTTAACATTGGGAAACTAAATATTCAATGTCTATTCACACCATGTCATACTTCTGGACATATTTGCTATTACGTGACTGCACCTGACGACAATAACGACTCTGCAGTGTTTACTG GTGATACATTATTTTTGGGTGGATGTGGGAGATTTTTTGAAGGTACCGCTGAACAAATGCACAAAGCACTTATTGAAGTTCTTGGCCAGCTTCCAGACAGCACAAAAGTTTTCTGTGGTCACGAATACAGCCTTCAGAATTTGAAATTTGCAGCTCACGTCGAACCGGATAATGAGGAGATCAGAAAGAAAATTACCTGGTCTCAAAGCATGAGAGAAAAAAACATGCCAaca GTGCCTTCGACAATATCTGAAGAAAAACTGTACAATCCATTTATGAGAGTCACAGAGTCATCGGTAATGAAACATGCAAAAAAGAATGATGCCATTGAAACTATGAGAGCCATTCGCTTAGAGAAAGATAACTTTAGAGGTTAA
- the LOC123656865 gene encoding hydroxyacylglutathione hydrolase, mitochondrial isoform X2 has protein sequence MDVKILPALQDNYMYLIVDKETKEAAIVDPVEPKTVLKAVDEHGVKLTTILTTHHHWDHAGGNEDLVKLHPGLEVYGGDDRITALTKKAEHNTKFNIGKLNIQCLFTPCHTSGHICYYVTAPDDNNDSAVFTGDTLFLGGCGRFFEGTAEQMHKALIEVLGQLPDSTKVFCGHEYSLQNLKFAAHVEPDNEEIRKKITWSQSMREKNMPTVPSTISEEKLYNPFMRVTESSVMKHAKKNDAIETMRAIRLEKDNFRG, from the exons ATGGACGTGAAAATTCTGCCGGCTTTGCAAGATAACTACATGTACTTAATAGTAGACAAAGAAACCAAAGAAGCTGCAATTGTAGATCCAGTCGAACCTAAGACTGTATTAAAAGCTGTTGATGAACATGGAGTCAAGTTAACTACGATTCTAACAACGCATCATCACTG GGATCATGCAGGAGGTAATGAAGATTTGGTAAAACTACATCCGGGCTTAGAAGTGTATGGCGGAGATGATCGTATCACTGCCCTGACTAAGAAAGCTGAACACAATACTAAGTTTAACATTGGGAAACTAAATATTCAATGTCTATTCACACCATGTCATACTTCTGGACATATTTGCTATTACGTGACTGCACCTGACGACAATAACGACTCTGCAGTGTTTACTG GTGATACATTATTTTTGGGTGGATGTGGGAGATTTTTTGAAGGTACCGCTGAACAAATGCACAAAGCACTTATTGAAGTTCTTGGCCAGCTTCCAGACAGCACAAAAGTTTTCTGTGGTCACGAATACAGCCTTCAGAATTTGAAATTTGCAGCTCACGTCGAACCGGATAATGAGGAGATCAGAAAGAAAATTACCTGGTCTCAAAGCATGAGAGAAAAAAACATGCCAaca GTGCCTTCGACAATATCTGAAGAAAAACTGTACAATCCATTTATGAGAGTCACAGAGTCATCGGTAATGAAACATGCAAAAAAGAATGATGCCATTGAAACTATGAGAGCCATTCGCTTAGAGAAAGATAACTTTAGAGGTTAA